One Hymenobacter swuensis DY53 genomic window, GCACCAAGGTGACGGATGTCGTCTTCGCGGATGATGTGTTCACCCTCACCACGGCCGCAGGAGCAACCGTTCGAGCCCGCACGGCCTGCGGGGCCTGGGGCAAGCACGCCAACCTCGACGGCAAGCTGCGCCGCCCGTTTCTTGCATCCAGCCAGCAGGGGCGCCAGTTTGTGGCCGTGAAGTATCACTTGCAGCTGGCCGGTGGCTTTCCGCAGGATTTGGTGGAGATGCATAATTTTCGCGACGGCTACTGCGGGCTCTCGCCGGTACCCGGGGGGTTGACCAACTGCAGCTACATCAGCGACGTGCGTAACCTGCGCGCCCACGGCAACAGCGTGGCGGAGATGGAGCGCCAGGTGCTGATGCAAAACCCCTTGTTGCGCCCCTACCTGGAGCAGGCCCAACGGGCCGGGCAGGCGCCCATCGTCATTTCCCAAATCACGTTTCGGGAGCGCTCCACCGTGGATGCCCACGTGCTCATGCTGGGCGACGCCGCCGGCACTATTGCCCCGTTGGCCGGCAATGGCATGAGCATGGGCATGAACGCCAGCTTTCTACTGCACAGCCTACTGCTCGAGTTTCTGGAGGGCCGCCTGTCCCGCGCCGAGTTGGAGCAGCAATACACGCAGGCCTGGCGCAATCTGCTGAGCCTGCGCATCAGAGCTGGCCGCCTTATTCACCAGTTTTTCGGCCGCCCGGCCCTGACAACGCTGGCAATTCAGGCCCTCAAAGGCCTGCCTGGACTTACCGATCAGGTGCTGAAGCTCACCCACGGAAAAAGCTACTAATCCATCGTGTGAGGAGAAGTTTACTACAGAAGTCTAGCCGCGTGGAAGTGCTGTGTATAACCCCACCCTTGAATTAGAGCGTGTTGGGAATTTTGCTGTGGGCATCAACGGATAACCAAGTCTGGGTTGTCTCTTTCGAACCGATCGTGTATATCTTTCCACATGGCCACATCTTCGTCAAACTCTTCTTCATTCTTCGCAGGTGGGTATTCCACTGCGATGTAGCTTTTGTACGCTCCGGTCACCTGTCTGATTTCTGCTTCCACCAGGTACGCGTCCTCATACGTGTCGCTTCCCTCTTCCGTATTGTACCAAACGGAGATGCCGAACACGACCTTCCCGTCATTGGTGAATTGGATGATGGTACTGAACACGTCGTCTCGCAACCCTTTATGGTTGTAGAAGTTGAAGGCGTGATTCGGATGTGCTATGGCGTACGCATTCAGTTCAGCGATGGAGTGCAGCGGCCGAAACACCTCCGGTGTGTGGTATGTATCATTCTGCCAGACGTACAGCGATTTATTTACCAATGGCTCGATGCAGGTGCGGTCGCAAAAATGGGCTAGAAAGCGTTCTACAGTGTCCGCGTCACGCCCTGCTGAGAGGCCATATATATCGTAGTACATAGCAAGGGGTTATGGTCGAGAGCTATTTACCGCTTACGGCTGTTCAGTGACAAGGTAGCAACCAGCTACTGTCATTCCCGAACAAGAACCGATGACAAGCAAGCACTTGGCATTAACTACCGGGTTTATAGTGCTCACAGTCGCATAAGCCGCCTCAATATTATGATCATCTACCAAAAGCCAGAGCGCTTGTTACTCGAAGTCTATGGCCTCTCGACACAAGGTATGTCAATAGTGGATCTTGGGATACCAGTGCAGCAGTTTGCTCCTTCCGTGGAGGCAGCCGAATTGGGCAATACATTGTTGCAACTGAGGCGGCACGAACGAACCGGTCTGCCTCATCCTACCGATTGGAAGCTATCAAAGCAGCAATGGCTCCAGCATCTAGGCGCGCGTTCGGCGCGCACCTTCTTTAAGGATTGTAATGTCTGCTCGGTAGAGTATTCCAATGGCCAGTTCGAGATATGGGCGACGAAAACCAATGGTATTGGGTCGTCTGAATACATAGGTCAGCCACTGGTGGTTTCCGAAGAGGATGCCATTACCCTTGGTAAAGGCGTTTTACGAATGCTGGAACAGTCACAGCGGTAATGATCCAGTAGGTCTGAGCCTACAACCACTTGCCCCGTCGTATCAAGTTGCAGTTCACTAAAAGGGTGCTTATAGCAAAAGGAGTGTACTACTAGTTGGGGCCGGCTGCCATGCCGAGCATTAACAGCAGCCATAGGCTCCCACAAAGAGCCAGCCCATCCGCCACCAATAAAAAGAGTAACGCGACTGCGCTTAGCCAACCTTGCCGCCATAGTTGCTTTATCAACAATATTCACATCCAAGTCAGCAGAACTAAGGCTAACACCACACCCGCCTTTGCCAAGCAAGCTGTCAGGCTCTCGCTCCCGTGTAGCAGATGACTCAAATAGCCTCCGGTTGGTAAGCAAGCTAATATGAGGTGGTCTAGCTAAGGCGGACACAATTGGGACATGGTTTGGAGATGGGTTTCGAAGTGGTTGGGCGAGTGATAGCCGAGGGCAGAATGTCGGCGTTCGGCGTTATTGGGGTGGTCTGGTAAGAACAGACAGTGCGCTAGGTACACCAATCTGCGCACATTGGTACAGAGTGTTCAAAGCAGTATGACAGTCGGAATAGAATCGCTACCATGAAATCCCTGCTGCTCCCACTTACTTGGCTGTGTACTCTGTCTGCATGTTCGCAGCAATTGGCTCTCCAGTCCTGCCCGAAAGGGCAAATTGGAGAACCTTCCCAAACTGTATCTGGAGTTGGCTACACCGTATTGCGCTTTGTGCAACAGGGGCGGGTAGTAGAATGCCTTGACCCCATTGCTAGTCGAAAAATGGACGACAAACGGCTTCAGGGAGCCTTACGCTTCGGCGCGTTTTACTTAGTTCCTTCTAGCGCATTCTATACCCGTCAAGTATGGGTCTACTGCGTGGCGGGCCGCGACACCATGCATGTGCTGGTTACCCCCTATTTCAACGTTGGTTACGCAGAACGTTCCTCTGCGCTGATTGACTCCATCCCGTTTCGCCCGGGCTTCTATCGCTTAGCCCCTGCCGGTACTCGGGGCCGAGGCGGGATGCCGGAACTGCCCACCGAAGGTACTTACCCGGTATCGGTG contains:
- a CDS encoding NAD(P)/FAD-dependent oxidoreductase, with amino-acid sequence MPDLNPASPSIGSDPVEAIYDCAIIGGGVSGLTLAVQLAQAGRRVVLFEKETYPFHRVCGEYISLENYDFLCRIGVPLREMNLPRMTRFTVSSPTGVALHHPLDIGGIGITRYELDLLLARLAAAHGASIQEGTKVTDVVFADDVFTLTTAAGATVRARTACGAWGKHANLDGKLRRPFLASSQQGRQFVAVKYHLQLAGGFPQDLVEMHNFRDGYCGLSPVPGGLTNCSYISDVRNLRAHGNSVAEMERQVLMQNPLLRPYLEQAQRAGQAPIVISQITFRERSTVDAHVLMLGDAAGTIAPLAGNGMSMGMNASFLLHSLLLEFLEGRLSRAELEQQYTQAWRNLLSLRIRAGRLIHQFFGRPALTTLAIQALKGLPGLTDQVLKLTHGKSY